The stretch of DNA CATCAGGAATACTTATATAAACTACTGTCTGCAGAACTGAAAAACCGTGAACAGGGTCGTACAGCCAAATTGATTAACAGTGCTGGTTTCTACAGCATCAAAACATTTGACGGATTTCGTTTTGATGAAATCACGCTCCCTTCCGACCTGGCACCGGAAAGCCTAAAGTCCCTTGATTTCATCAAGGAAAAGAAAAATGTCATCATGTACGGCAGGACAGGTACCGGGAAAACCATGCTTTCCACTGCGCTTGGCGTGAGCGCTTGCCAGAAAGGAATTCCCGTCAAATTCTACCGCACTGCAGCACTGGTCAACCAGCTTTCGGAAGCCAAGAAGGCCGGCACACTGGGGACGCTGTTGAAAAAACTGAATAAAGCATCTGTCATTATACTGGACGAGTGGGGCTACGTACCATACGACCGTACCGGTGCCCAGTTGCTCTTTGACTATCTCTCCGAGATACATGAGCACAAGTCCATCATACTGAACACGAACCTGGAGTTTTCCAGGTGGGTCAATGTACTCTATGATGAGCAGATGACTGTCGCCCTTGTAGGCAGACTCATGCACCACTGCTATCTTCTCCTGTTTCCGGGAGAGAACAACCGGTTAAGGGAGTCCAGTATCAATGATCTTTACCGCTCAATAGCGTCAACAGATAAGAAGGAGGGTCACTGATATGACCATAAACAAACCAATTATCAGAGAACTTGAACATACATACAGGAGGTCTTTTCCCAATGACCTTAAGCGGTATCTGCTCGTGAAATATGCAGAAGAGCCATTTCCGTATGAATTCACCGAACAGGATCTTTATGCTAACATCCGGCGGGATATTCGTGATTATGAGGCCGGGGAACTGGATGTCACAGTAAAAAGCCCGTCCGAACGCTGGCAGGAAGAGCGTGAGCACCTTAAGAATCTGTATATTGAAAAATCCTGCGAGGCACGTGATCTTAAGGAATATGTTGCCGAATTGGAACAAATGCTTTCAGATCACGGTCTGGAATCTTCCAGAATGGCAGAACGGCGGATTGAATACTTAACCGAATCACTGTCTTTTTAATTAATTCAGGTAACAAATGCCTGCAAGTCTTCTCTTTCCCTGTAGAACATGGCGGGGAAAGAGAACTTGCAACATTGTGGAAAATGGAGATGCAATACTATGGAAAAATTACTTGCAACTTTCTCCAAAAAGCTCTTGCAAAAAACAGTGGTTAACTCTTCTTTTCCTTTTTATTAAAAAATCTCCCCTTTGCGGAAAGATACATGCAACTGACCAACCATTGCGTACGCAAAATTGTGTGCGCAGTTGCCCCACCCCGCAATACGCCCAAAGAT from Desulfoscipio gibsoniae DSM 7213 encodes:
- the istB gene encoding IS21-like element helper ATPase IstB; this translates as MLEEEIIGCCKKLKLSRNLADMSQTTEGESHQEYLYKLLSAELKNREQGRTAKLINSAGFYSIKTFDGFRFDEITLPSDLAPESLKSLDFIKEKKNVIMYGRTGTGKTMLSTALGVSACQKGIPVKFYRTAALVNQLSEAKKAGTLGTLLKKLNKASVIILDEWGYVPYDRTGAQLLFDYLSEIHEHKSIILNTNLEFSRWVNVLYDEQMTVALVGRLMHHCYLLLFPGENNRLRESSINDLYRSIASTDKKEGH